From the Cherax quadricarinatus isolate ZL_2023a chromosome 67, ASM3850222v1, whole genome shotgun sequence genome, one window contains:
- the LOC138854706 gene encoding LOW QUALITY PROTEIN: uncharacterized protein (The sequence of the model RefSeq protein was modified relative to this genomic sequence to represent the inferred CDS: inserted 1 base in 1 codon) produces the protein MCLIYHKPLFRSYEAALIATRRRKNQLRFLRDCLAEQVLPPSFSHFLKTNPLGTPFPDHARLLLQQLILSTKSQVEDAFFTFRQRQRALFAALPQDLCNLLSTIAFDTARLNTQIHSSILQNKLQRLXLSPWSKFSLTDCVTNLSSVSLSQYELELLGFGLSFATSPTPRAGISLISSFDSFCQSRFRNLPDLSTFRGALLPALVSLFSKNHHLPRRYQLALSSLKSNTNIVILSSDKGNSVVILDREDYLRKADVLLSDSRTYTPLVSNPLDRIKRTFNKKLRTLSDLCPHDFDLVQRFRVICPSLPYFYGLPKTHKPDIPLRPIISSRGSVSYSLASWLAKTLTPFLGTFSPAHLRHSQDFIERVRSLPTCKMLSLDVESLFTNVPLDDVLDFLREKAQSEPLPTACGVTKGGILGPYYSCYVNDIPISVKCKLLLYADDSALLVSNCSSSYPRCATWLRYVDDIFALWPHDSSLFQPFLEALNNLAPSIKFKAEWESNSLLPFLDVHVHRSDTGFSFSVYRKPMHSGMYIHYFSYHASPVKKSVLISLFLRALRICDPQFLPAEISTLHNSFSRLGYPSHFIDSALSRAKRNFFSPKLSTPGNSSILCLPYISGLSNLNNSLRPLDIKLTFRQTNTLRTNLVHTSPPSTDVPGVYSISCSSCPLQYFGETGRSLSDRLREHKNSVRLADTNNALFCHVRDHSHPIDWSSAKTVFPTSNSNSRRLVESSL, from the exons atgtgtctaatttatcataaacCCCTgtttcgatcttatgaggctgctcttattgctacccggcgtcgtaagaatcagcttcgcttcctacgtgactgtcttgctgaacaagttctgccaccttccttctcccacttcctgaaaaccaacccactgggcactccctttcctgatcatgcccgtctcctacttcaacagctcattctttctactaaatcacaggttgaagatgccttctttactttccgtcaacgtcaacgtgctctctttgcggctctaccacaggatctctgtaaccttctctctaccattgcctttgacactgctcgcctgaatacacaaattcattcttccatactacagaataaacttcaacgtc atctcagcccttggtctaaattctccctcactgactgtgttactaacctgtcttctgtctcactctctcaatatgagcttgaacttctcggttttggcctttcctttgccacttcgcctactcctcgcgctggtatttccctgattagctcttttgattccttttgtcaatctcgcttccgcaatcttcctgacttgtccacttttcgtggcgctctccttcctgctcttgttagtctgttttctaagaatcaccaccttccacgccgttaccaacttgccctttcttctcttaaatccaacactaacattgtcatactatcttctgacaaaggtaattcagtagttatccttgatcgcgaggattacctccgtaaagctgatgtcttgctctctgactcacgtacctacactcctctcgtttccaaccctcttgatcgcatcaagagaactttcaacaaaaaactaaggactctctccgacctctgtcctcatgactttgaccttgttcaacgctttcgtgtcatctgtccctctcttccctatttctatggccttcccaaaactcataaacctgatattcctcttcgtcctatcatatcctctagaggttctgtctcttattctcttgcttcttggctggccaaaaccctcactccctttcttggtactttttctcctgcccacctccgtcactctcaagacttcattgaacgggttcgctctctcccaacctgcaagatgcttagtcttgacgttgagtccctcttcaccaatgtccctcttgatgatgtccttgatttccttagagagaaggctc aatcagaacccctgccgacagCATGTGGAGTTACCAAAGGTGGTATTCTGGGTCCCTATTATTCCTGTTATGTAAACGACAtacccatcagtgtcaagtgcaaactcctactgtatgcagatgacagtgctctgttagtgtcaa actgttcttcttcctaccctcgatgtgcaacctggctccgctatgtggatgacatctttgctctgtggcctcatgactccagtctcttccaaccttttcttgaagctcttaataatcttgccccttccattaagtttaaagctgaatgggaatctaattccttgcttcctttccttgatgtccatgtccaccgctcagatacaggtttttccttttccgtttaccgaaaacctatgcacagtggcatgtacattcactacttttcctatcatgcttcccctgtcaagaaaagtgttcttatctccctctttctccgtgccctccgcatctgtgatcctcagttccttccagcagaaatttccactcttcataattcgttttcccgtcttggctacccttcccatttcatagactctgccctctcacgtgctaaacgcaatttcttctctcccaaactctctactcctgggaactcttctatcctctgccttccctacatttccggtctttctaatctcaacaattctctccgtcccttagacatcaagcttaccttccgccagactaacactcttcgcactaatctcgttcatacctctcctccctctacagatgttcctggtgtctactctatttcttgctcctcctgtcctcttcaatacttcggagaaactggtcgatctctttctgacagacttagggagcacaaaaatagtgttaggcttgccgacactaacaatgctcttttctgtcacgtcagagatcatagccatcctattgactggtcttctgctaaaactgtcttccctacttccaactcgaacagtcgccgtcttgttgaatcctctcta